The DNA region AACAATACGGGCATTGCAACGGGCAGCGATAGGTCAGCTCGGCCAGCAGCCACAGCGGTAGGCCGATTTCCGGTTTGGGCGGTAACTTGTCTGACGCGCAATCAGGCAAGTTCGATCCAGTGCTGAGCACGGGCGACCTCCATGAATTGCTCGATGTCGTCACCGAGCTCGGTGACGCCGGGGAACTGCGCGTCCAGTTCGGCGATGATCGCCGCGATGTCACGCTCGCCGTCGATCAAACCGCCGATCAGCGCGGCGCTTTCGTTGAGTTTGATCATGCCTTCCGGGTAGAGCAGCACATGACCTTTCTGCGCCGGTTCGTACTGGAAGCGGTAGCCGGTACGCCAGGTCGGGGTCTTGCTGCGATCAAAACTCATAAGGTGATTCCTTTATGCCAGACCCGTTGCTCGGTCACGCTGTGATACGGCGGGCGATTCAGTTCATAGGCCATGCTCATGGCATCGAGCATGCTCCAAAGAATGTCCAGTTTGAACTGGAGAATTTCCAGCATGCGCTCTTGGCCGGCCCGCGTCGTGTAGTGCTGCAAAGTGATCGCCAAGCCGTGTTCCACGTCGCGACGTGCCTGACCCAGACGCGTGCGGAAATACTCGTAACCGGCCGGGTCGATCCACGGGTAATGCTGCGGCCAGCTGTCCAGGCGCGACTGGTGGATATGCGGCGCAAACAGTTCGGTCAGCGAGCTGCTGGCGGCTTCCTGCCAACTGGCACGGCGGGCGAAGTTGACGTAGGCATCGACGGCAAATCGCACGCCGGGCAGTACCAATTCCTGCGAGCGTAGCTGATCCGGGTCGAGGCCGACGGCCTGGCCCAGGCGCAGCCAGGCTTCGATGCCGCCGTCTTCGCCGGGGGCGCCGTCATGGTCGAGCAAACGCTGAATCCACTCACGACGAATCTCGCGGTCCGGGCAGTTGGCGAGGATCGCGGCATCCTTGAGCGGGATATTCACCTGATAATAGAAACGGTTGGCGACCCAGCCCTGGATCTGCTCGCGCGTTGCCCGGCCTTCGTACATCGCCACGTGATACGGGTGATAGATGTGGTAATAGGCGCCCTTGGCGCGCAGGGCTGCTTCGAACTCGGCGGGGGACATTGCTGTGTTCATTTCGGTTCTCCGGGCACAACCGTAGGTGTGTAGTGCTTGTGCCGGCCTCATCGCGAGCAAGCTCACTCCCACACTGGATTGGGTGACCACGCGGAACCCTGTGGGAGCGAGCTTGCTCGCGATAGACCGCGCAGCGGTCTCGGCTCTTAAAGCACAATACTCATGCCGTCGTAAGCCACTTCAACATTGCGCCGAACCAGTTCTGCACGCTCCGGCGAATCCTCATCGAGAATCGGGTTGGTATTGTTGATGTGGATAAGCACTTTGCGCTGCTTTGGCAATTGTTCCAGCACTTCCAGCATGCCGCCGGGGCCGTTCTGCGCCAGGTGGCCCATCTCCCGACCGGTGCGGGTGCCGACGCCACGGCGCTGCATTTCGTCGTCATCCCACATCGTGCCGTCCACCAGCAGGCAATCGCTGCCCGCCATGATCTCCAGCAACGGTGCGTCGACCTTGCCCAGGCCCGGTGCGTAGAACAGTTTGCCGCCGGTGTTGAGGTCTTCAACGATCAGGCCGATGTTGTCTCCCGGGTGCGGGTCGAAACGGTGCGGCGAATACGGCGGTGCGGCGCTGCGCAGCGGCAACGGGGTGAAGCGCAGACTCGGGCAGGCCGGGATGGTGAAGCTGCGGTCGAGTTCGATGCGGTTCCAGGTCAGCCCGCCGTTCCAGTGGGTCAGCATGGTGAACAGCGGGAAACCGGTGCTCAGGTCTTCGTGGACCATGTCGGTGCACCAGACCTGGTGCGGGCAACCTTCGCGCAGGTTGAGCAGGCCGGTGGTGTGGTCGATCTGGCTGTCCATCAGGATGATCGCGTTGATGCCGGTATCGCGCAGCGCGCGGCCCGGTTGCATCGGGGTGAAACTCTGGAGCTGGGCGCGGATGTCCGGCGATGCGTTGCACAACACCCAGTTCACGCCGTTATCGGAAATTGCGATGGACGACTGGGTCCGCGCCTTGGCGTTCAGGCTGCCATCGCGAAAACCGGCGCAGTTCACGCAGTTGCAGTTCCACTGGGGGAAACCACCGCCGGCGGCGGAACCTAGAATCTGGACAAACATGGCCGCTCCATCATTCGAAAACTG from Pseudomonas sp. ACM7 includes:
- the pqqD gene encoding pyrroloquinoline quinone biosynthesis peptide chaperone PqqD; its protein translation is MSFDRSKTPTWRTGYRFQYEPAQKGHVLLYPEGMIKLNESAALIGGLIDGERDIAAIIAELDAQFPGVTELGDDIEQFMEVARAQHWIELA
- the pqqC gene encoding pyrroloquinoline-quinone synthase PqqC codes for the protein MNTAMSPAEFEAALRAKGAYYHIYHPYHVAMYEGRATREQIQGWVANRFYYQVNIPLKDAAILANCPDREIRREWIQRLLDHDGAPGEDGGIEAWLRLGQAVGLDPDQLRSQELVLPGVRFAVDAYVNFARRASWQEAASSSLTELFAPHIHQSRLDSWPQHYPWIDPAGYEYFRTRLGQARRDVEHGLAITLQHYTTRAGQERMLEILQFKLDILWSMLDAMSMAYELNRPPYHSVTEQRVWHKGITL
- the pqqB gene encoding pyrroloquinoline quinone biosynthesis protein PqqB: MFVQILGSAAGGGFPQWNCNCVNCAGFRDGSLNAKARTQSSIAISDNGVNWVLCNASPDIRAQLQSFTPMQPGRALRDTGINAIILMDSQIDHTTGLLNLREGCPHQVWCTDMVHEDLSTGFPLFTMLTHWNGGLTWNRIELDRSFTIPACPSLRFTPLPLRSAAPPYSPHRFDPHPGDNIGLIVEDLNTGGKLFYAPGLGKVDAPLLEIMAGSDCLLVDGTMWDDDEMQRRGVGTRTGREMGHLAQNGPGGMLEVLEQLPKQRKVLIHINNTNPILDEDSPERAELVRRNVEVAYDGMSIVL